The Oryzias latipes chromosome 1, ASM223467v1 genome contains a region encoding:
- the hpgd gene encoding 15-hydroxyprostaglandin dehydrogenase [NAD(+)], protein MSVMGRVALVTGGAQGIGRAVVEALLRSGAKVSVVDINQSCGDVCKSELDAEFGGDNCAFIQCDVTDGHALRDAFQKTVELFGRLDIVINNAGINNEKNWEKTIDVNLTSLIKGTYLGLEHMSREHGKRGGTIVNVSSMAAFLHSPHQPVYTATKHGVIGFTRAMADASILGNYGVRINALCPAFVDTPLLQSVEDEDNMGKFIKFKEDFKRSMDKFGVLQPSLIAEGMMTLITDPSLNGAVMKITCSKGIHFHTYEPMST, encoded by the exons AtgtctgtgatggggagggtgGCTCTGGTGACCGGGGGGGCGCAGGGCATCGGCAGGGCGGTGGTGGAGGCGCTCCTGAGGAGCGGCGCGAAG gtcTCCGTGGTGGACATCAACCAGAGCTGTGGCGACGTCTGCAAGTCCGAACTGGACGCCGAGTTCGGAGGCGACAACTGCGCCTTCATCCAGTGTGACGTCACCGACGGACACGCTCTGAGAG ACGCCTTCCAGAAGACCGTGGAGCTGTTTGGACGTCTGGACATCGTCATCAACAACGCCGGCATCAACAACGAGAAGAACTGGGAGAAGACCATCGACGTCAACCTG ACCTCGCTGATCAAGGGAACCTACCTGGGCCTGGAGCACATGAGCCGGGAGCACGGCAAGCGGGGGGGGACCATCGTCAACGTGTCCTCCATGGCAG CCTTCTTGCACTCGCCTCACCAGCCGGTTTACACCGCCACCAAGCACGGCGTCATCGGCTTCACCCGCGCGATGGCG GACGCGTCCATCCTGGGGAACTACGGCGTTCGCATCAACGCGCTGTGCCCCGCCTTCGTGGACACGCCCCTGCTACAGTCGGTGGAGGACGAGGACAACATGGGCAAGTTCATCAAGTTCAAGGAGGACTTCAAACGCAGCATGGACAAGTTTGGAGTTCTGCA GCCGTCGCTGATCGCCGAGGGGATGATGACGCTGATCACCGACCCCTCGCTGAACGGAGCCGTGATGAAGATCACCTGCTCCAAAGGAATCCACTTCCACACCTACGAGCCCATGTCCACCTGA